Below is a window of Pelagicoccus albus DNA.
CGTTCCAGGCGGCGGTCCCGCGATTAATTACACCACGAAAGAGCGTCTCGACGAAATCGTAGCCTACGCGGAAGAAGTTGGCTGCACCACCACAAGTCCCCACGTTTACCACCTGGAGGAAGGCTATTTCGAGGACCTCATAAAGGCGAAGGTCGAACTGAAACGCCAAACTGATCCGAAAGGTATTCTCAACCCGGGCAAAATGAGCAGCTATCCGCTCAACCCCTTTCAAACCACTTCTGCATAGTCGCAGGTGAACTTCCTCGAACGCTGCCCTGCCCTAGATGAAAGTTATCGATAAGATCGCTTGGATACACCTCGCAGATCGAAAGATCCTCGGGGCACGCAGCAAAGGGAAGGATGTCTGGTACCTTCCGGGCGGCAAACGGGAAGCAGGCGAGACCGACACCGAAACTTTGGTGCGAGAAGTGAAAGAGGAGCTTGCTGTGGAAATCCTCGCGGACCAGGCGGCTTTGATTGGAGTCTATGAAGCTCAGGCGGATGGGCATGCGGAGGGCTTGATCGTTAAGATGACCTGCTATTCCGCTCCCTTTAAAGGTACGCTCAAGCCTTCTTCCGAAATCGAAGAGATCACGTGGCTCGACTCAAGGGATAGTGACAAAATTTCCGAAGCGAGCCGGTTGATTTTTTCCGATTTGAAACAACGCGGCCTACTCGATTGATCAATAGCCGCTGTGACACTACAGCCACTTTGGAACCGTCACCTTTTCGAAGCTGAGTAAACCTTCCAACAGGGCCTTTGCATCGCTTTCCACCACTACCGAGTTTCTGTGAGCGGCTGGCAAAAATGCTTCTTGAATCATGTGATCGATAAAACCCATGAACGGTTCAAAATAGCCGTCCACGCTGAACAAGCCGGGCGGTTTATCGAGATCGCCCAATTGGTTAAGCGTCCAAACTTCTAAAAATTCTTCCATCGTACCGATTCCGCCTGGCATCCCGATAAAAGCGTCGGCGAGCTGCGCCATGCGGTGTTTTCGCTCCTTCATGGTGGCAGTGACTTCGTGTCCTGTGAGCCCATCATGAAGATGCCCTTTTCCCAATAGTCGCTCCGTAATCACACCGTAAGCTTCGCCTCCGTTTTCCAGAACCGCGTCAGCAATCGCTCCCATCAAGCCTTTGTGTGTGCCTCCATAAATCAGCCGGATGCCGGACTTCGCCAGCAAAGTGCCAAGCTCCTTCGCCGAATCCATGTACTTGGTTCCAGCTCCCGTATTCGAACCGCAATACACAGCGATCGATTTTATAGAATTCGTTGTCATAAAAATTATTCTCCAGATTTGCGTTTGAAGGTTAACGACTCCGTCTTGTGGCCCAGCCAGCAAAACGTTGTTCGAGCAAGGCAAAGACTCCGTACAGCAACACGCCTAGAAAGGCCAGGATCAGTAGACCAGCAAAGACAAGCGGCACGTTGAATGACGAGGACGCAATCATCATCATGTTGCCAATTCCTTTGTTGGAGGCGACGGTCTCCGCCACCACCGCTCCGACAAAAGCCAGAGTGATCGCTACTTTGAGTGAGGCGAAAAAATAAGGTAGCGAACGCGGCAAGCTCACATTCCAGAGTATCTCTCGGCGGCTCGCTTTCATCGCCCGCATCACGTCGATTAGCTCTGGTTCCACGTTGGCGATGCCCGTGGCCACATTAACTACGATCGGAAAGACGCAAATGATCATCGCAGTCAAAATCGCTGGTACTGAACCAGCGCCAAACCACAGGACGAAAATGGGTACCACGGCCACCTTGGGAACCGAGGATATGCCAACCAGCAAGGGATATCCAGTGTCGTAAACCAATCGCGACGAACCAATCGCCACACCGAGGAAAAGCCCGCAAATCACGCCTAGCGCGAAACCGAGCAAAGTGGTGTAAAGAGTCTGGTAAGCATGCGGCAGTATACCCGACCAATAATCAATAAGAGCGGTAAACACTTGGCTCGGCCTGGGGAGCACCAACTCCGATATCTGGAAAACGACTACTACCACCTCCCACAATACAAATACCGCGACAAACAAAGATAACGACGCCAGAAATCGCTTGATTCTATCCCTCATCGAGCAAACTCCTGTGTTTGTTTTTTTGGTACAGAGATCAAAGCGTGCAACTCTTGAACTAAGCTGGAAAACTCAGGCTGAAACGTCGTCTGCAAGCTACGGGGCCGCGGAAAGCTCACAGAGCGATCTTCAAGAATCCGCCCCGGCCGTGGACTCATCACACAAATACGGGTGGCGAGATACGCAGCCTCCCTCAGGTCGTGAGTGACAAGCATAACCGTCGGTTTTTTGCTCAGCCAAAGATCCTGCAAGGTACCCCAAAGCTCTTCTCGAGTAAACTGATCGAGCGCGCCAAAAGGTTCGTCAAGCAGCAGCAAATCCGGCTCGTGCACCAGAGCTCGGCAAAGATTCGCCCGTTGCATCATACCACCCGACAACTGCCAAGGCTGCTTTTCAGCAAACGAAAGTAGCCCCACCTGATCGAGCAGCTGATCGACTCGATCCTTATACTCGTTGTATCTTTTCTTTCGATACTCTGCCTTGTAGGGTGGCACGATTTTGAGCGGCATCATGACATTTTTCCGAATGCTAAGCCACGGCAATAAGTTAGCCGATTGAAACGCCATCCCCACTCTCACCGACTCGACCCCACAAAATTCTAGAGCGCCTGAGCTCGGTGCCAGAAGCTCGCTGGCCAATTTCAGCAGGGTCGACTTCCCGCAGCCAGACGGACCAACAAGCGCTATAAAATCCCCCTGTTCGATCGAGAGGTTCGTCGGGCTCAACGCCAAGGTAGCGTCAGCCCCATCACCATAAGTGACGCTGACATCTCGGAACTGAATGAGCGGTTTCAAGGGGAATTGGCAGGCAAACTATCAGAGTAGCTTGTAGAGTCTATCGCTTTCAGGAGGCAGAAACTCCGGCGTATAAATTTCTTCGATACTCGGAGTTCTGGGCAGTCCGTACGCCTCGACTACCGTATCGATCGCTCCGCTGAATCTTTCCTCATCAATCGCCCCCAGCCCGTGAGTAGCGATTTCCGGATGGTTCATTTCAAATTCTAGCGTGGCGAGTAAACGCTCCTTCTCGACTCTCCGGTTAATCAGCCCTTCCCGCTTCGCCACCGCTGCGATTCCCGCATTGGGATCCGCGATCACGTCTGAAATCCCGCGATTAATGCCGTGAACCAAACCTCTCACAATCTCCGGTTTGTCGACCGCAAGCTCTCTGTTTACGATGATCCCGTTGGAGTAGAGATCGATTCCGTAATCGCTGAAATTGATGAACCGCAGATCGTTGTCCGGATCCATCCCTGAAAGTTTCGCGGAAAAACGAATTGTATTCACGTATCCAAAAACGCCATCCACCTGTTTCGTGCGCAGCATTTGTTCGCGCATGTTCGGTTGGAAGTGAACGATATCGATATTGGACGTATCAATCCCCGCCCCTTTGCTAAAGATGGAAAAAAGCTTAAGCGCTCCATCATTTGGAGCTCCCCCTAAGGTGCGGCCGGCCAGATCCTTGGCAGTCTTGATCGGTCCATCCTTCAGCACCGCGATCGTGAACGGTGGCGTGTTGTAGAGCTGATAGACACACACAGGGGCCTCCTCTGGCTTCTGAGCCGCGAGTTGGATCAGCGCGTTCACATCTCCGAAACCAACATCGTAGATACCAGCGACTTTTCCGACCGCAGCGCCGGAACCGTTTCCCTGGTCAATCTGGATGTCGATCCCCGCTTTCGCGAAATAGCCACGATCCTGGGCGAGAAAGTACCAAGCCTGCGGGCCTTCGTAACGCCAGTTCAGCACCATCTTCAGCTTAGTGTCAGCCGCCTTGAGAATATTCGGAAAACCAAAAAGCGAGGCGGCGGAAGCAACGGCGGTCTTTTGAAGGAAATTTCGTCTCGAAAGCTCGGGGTTAGTCATCGTTTTTCTAAGTGAAGTCGACACAGCGCGAAACAGGGTCGGCGAAGTGATTCCGCATTCAGCAAAAGCTGTACCACCTCGGACAGCGCCATGATCGTATGAATGGCTCAACATCAGCCGAATTTCTCGGCGATGAACTGAACCATCATGCCCCATGACCGAGAGTCTGTTAGAGCATCGTACTTTGCATGCCCCGGACGGTTAGCCTTCCGGTCAGTGAAGGCGTGCACCTGTCCACCAAAATGCACTAGCTGCCAATCTGCGTCCACTGCCCGCATCTCGGCCATAAATCCAGCAACCTCCTCGTCTGGAATCCCCGGATCCTCGGCTCCGTGCAATACCAAGACGCTGGGCTTAATCGTATCTCCCTGCCCCAACGCTAGCGGCGACTTAAGAGTACCGTGCAGGGAGACAACTCCCAGAACTGGAGCTGAAATGCGAGCGAGCTCCAATACGCACATACCGCCAAAGCAATATCCCGTTGCGATAACCTTGCTTGAATCAACCTCCTGCAGAGCGGCCAAGTTCTCCAGGGCAGCCGTAGCCCGTTGGCGAGTCACTTCGCGATCCGCCTTGAGAGGTTTGATCACTTCATAGGCCTCATCGAAAGTTTCTGGGCGCGTATCTACTCCGTACATATCGACAATCATGACCACGTATCCTAGGGTCGAATACTTTTCTAGCATCTCGTCCCAGTAGTCGTTGGGACCCCATAAGTTTGGAAAAACGATGAGAGCGGGGCCGGGCTTTTCAGAAAAAGGTGGGATGTAGCAACGGGATTCGAAAGTGATCGACCCGACTGAGTAGGTAATCGTTCGGAGCATAGGCCCGTCTTAGCAAGAAACCTGCCGAGCAAAGCGGAGTGAACTATCCACTACTGAAGAAAGTGGGCTCACTTTCTGCTAGGGCCTGCCTATGTCTCTCTCGCTCCTCGACGAGCTTATCCTCGAATTCCAAAGCGCTAAAGACGCGTCAGAACCAAACGCGTTTCTCGGCTCGCTTGCGACTTGCGATAGTAGCGGACAAGCACGCGTGAGGACAGTCGTTATCCACGAACTCACGGCTAAAGGCCTCCTCCTTGTCGCTAGCGAATTTCATCAAAAGTGGAGACAACTCTCCGCAAACCCAAAAGCGGAAATCATGCTTTGGTGGCCAAGCCTTGGCCTGCAATACCGGATAACCGGCAAGTGCATTAGCCAAAGCCCGGATGTAGCCTCAGCTCGTTGGAGCCAACTACCACCTAGCGTTCGCCGACTCGACCTTGCCTACGGGGACGGCTTCATCCCCGGCCAAGCGATCGAGAGCATCGAGAAAGTTTCCGAAACCGTAGCCGAACGAAGCGAAGGCAAATCCATAGAAACTACGCCTAGCCACGTCCGA
It encodes the following:
- a CDS encoding ABC transporter ATP-binding protein; amino-acid sequence: MKPLIQFRDVSVTYGDGADATLALSPTNLSIEQGDFIALVGPSGCGKSTLLKLASELLAPSSGALEFCGVESVRVGMAFQSANLLPWLSIRKNVMMPLKIVPPYKAEYRKKRYNEYKDRVDQLLDQVGLLSFAEKQPWQLSGGMMQRANLCRALVHEPDLLLLDEPFGALDQFTREELWGTLQDLWLSKKPTVMLVTHDLREAAYLATRICVMSPRPGRILEDRSVSFPRPRSLQTTFQPEFSSLVQELHALISVPKKQTQEFAR
- a CDS encoding TIGR00730 family Rossman fold protein — protein: MTTNSIKSIAVYCGSNTGAGTKYMDSAKELGTLLAKSGIRLIYGGTHKGLMGAIADAVLENGGEAYGVITERLLGKGHLHDGLTGHEVTATMKERKHRMAQLADAFIGMPGGIGTMEEFLEVWTLNQLGDLDKPPGLFSVDGYFEPFMGFIDHMIQEAFLPAAHRNSVVVESDAKALLEGLLSFEKVTVPKWL
- a CDS encoding ABC transporter substrate-binding protein — its product is MTNPELSRRNFLQKTAVASAASLFGFPNILKAADTKLKMVLNWRYEGPQAWYFLAQDRGYFAKAGIDIQIDQGNGSGAAVGKVAGIYDVGFGDVNALIQLAAQKPEEAPVCVYQLYNTPPFTIAVLKDGPIKTAKDLAGRTLGGAPNDGALKLFSIFSKGAGIDTSNIDIVHFQPNMREQMLRTKQVDGVFGYVNTIRFSAKLSGMDPDNDLRFINFSDYGIDLYSNGIIVNRELAVDKPEIVRGLVHGINRGISDVIADPNAGIAAVAKREGLINRRVEKERLLATLEFEMNHPEIATHGLGAIDEERFSGAIDTVVEAYGLPRTPSIEEIYTPEFLPPESDRLYKLL
- a CDS encoding ABC transporter permease translates to MRDRIKRFLASLSLFVAVFVLWEVVVVVFQISELVLPRPSQVFTALIDYWSGILPHAYQTLYTTLLGFALGVICGLFLGVAIGSSRLVYDTGYPLLVGISSVPKVAVVPIFVLWFGAGSVPAILTAMIICVFPIVVNVATGIANVEPELIDVMRAMKASRREILWNVSLPRSLPYFFASLKVAITLAFVGAVVAETVASNKGIGNMMMIASSSFNVPLVFAGLLILAFLGVLLYGVFALLEQRFAGWATRRSR
- a CDS encoding dienelactone hydrolase family protein, which gives rise to MLRTITYSVGSITFESRCYIPPFSEKPGPALIVFPNLWGPNDYWDEMLEKYSTLGYVVMIVDMYGVDTRPETFDEAYEVIKPLKADREVTRQRATAALENLAALQEVDSSKVIATGYCFGGMCVLELARISAPVLGVVSLHGTLKSPLALGQGDTIKPSVLVLHGAEDPGIPDEEVAGFMAEMRAVDADWQLVHFGGQVHAFTDRKANRPGHAKYDALTDSRSWGMMVQFIAEKFG
- a CDS encoding NUDIX hydrolase; the protein is MKVIDKIAWIHLADRKILGARSKGKDVWYLPGGKREAGETDTETLVREVKEELAVEILADQAALIGVYEAQADGHAEGLIVKMTCYSAPFKGTLKPSSEIEEITWLDSRDSDKISEASRLIFSDLKQRGLLD
- a CDS encoding pyridoxamine 5'-phosphate oxidase family protein, which gives rise to MSLSLLDELILEFQSAKDASEPNAFLGSLATCDSSGQARVRTVVIHELTAKGLLLVASEFHQKWRQLSANPKAEIMLWWPSLGLQYRITGKCISQSPDVASARWSQLPPSVRRLDLAYGDGFIPGQAIESIEKVSETVAERSEGKSIETTPSHVRAILFEPEEIERLKTSPSDRQHDRRRATLIDGQWHCQQLVP